The genomic DNA AAAATTTTTCACTTTTTCATGCACCGGCAATAGATGTTCCAGTTCGCCTTTACCAATGCACCATAACTCCCAATCGTTTGGAACATCCTTATGCAATCGCACAAAGGCATTCCACATTTCCTGCACACCTTTGTGTGCAGTGTACCTACCAACAAATAATATTTTATGAGGAAAGTTTAGTTGCTTGGCTGAGCGATCATATTCATATTGCTTATTGAACATGCTGATATCGGCAACATAGAGGCCAGTAAAAATGTGTTGCTTTTTGAATCCTAGTTTTAGGCAATATTTTTTTTGAATCTCTCCCGGCACCCAGGCATAGTTGAATATTTTAGGAATATAGAATCGACCTGCCAATGCACCTACGTGCTGCTTCATATTTCCCTTCCAGGGATTATCTAAACTAATAATGGTGGTAGTGATGCCTTTAAATATTTTACAAACAGCAACATAATCCTTATCCATCCAACCACAACAAAAAATAAATTCAGGATTTAATTCTTTGGCAAGTGCCATCAATTTATTTCTATCAAAATCTTTGCGTTCGTAAAAGGTAATACCCTCATAGTTTTCAAACTTGAAAGGAGCCACACTATTAATAGGATAGCGAACAATATGAACATCCACCGGGTATTGCGATGCTAGCCGCTGTGCCGATGCAATAAAATAACCGGCCAGTTCATAATACAGGAACAGTGCGCGCTTTCGGTTGGAATTGGTATTCATAATTAAAAAAAGCAAAGGTAAAAATCCAAAACACAGTAAACGGATTGAGTGATCCCATTAACCAGGCTTCGAATGTAGTAGAAAACAAAACAGCATACATAAAAGGCAATGCCAGCCTATTTTTATTAAAAACGAGAAGGTATGAGCGAATAAATCCAAAAATAAAACATACCAAACCAACGGCACCAAGGCTGAGCCAAAAACCAAGTACTATATTATGTACTCCACCATTATGCCCTAACTTGCTCAAGACTTCGCGGTATTTATCAAAAAGATAATTATCGTAATCCCATCCCATTCCCAACAAATAGTTTTCCTGAATATGCAACCAGGCAAACTGCCAGGCCACAAACCGGCCACTGCCACTTTCTACGGTTTCGCTACGGAACGATTTTTCGAGGCCCAGGTCTCGCAAGATAACTGTTATGTTATCTGTAAACATCTGATAAGAAATACCTATAAAAATAAGTAAAGCAAAACCATAGTATGGAGATAGCTTATGAAATCGTGCAAACAACAGCAGGATAAAAATGGACATGATACCGGTGCGCGAACCTGAAAGAAGTAAGCTAATTATTATTACTCCATAAATAAACTGCCTTTCAACTTTCGAAAACAAATCAGGATACTTGTCATTAACAATAAAGAAGGCAAAAAATACCACATCACAAAAAATCCCTATTCCATTGGGATTGCCAAGAATTCCATTGTACCTTCCTATGAGATAAGCCAAATCGGGGCGCACCACTGCATACACCAATCCAAGGCAAAGCAAACCGATAGCGAAAAAGATAAAGTCGCGGAGAAACTGAAAACCCTTTTCTTCAAATAGTTTAAAAAAGTATGGCGGAATGCAAATAAAGAACAATGCATAACTCATTGTTTTCTGAAAACTTTTAAAAGGATCGGGGCTGCGATACACCAGGAATAACGCTACCATAAACATGGGAATAAAAGCCCAAAAGAATTTATTGGGATGGGTAAACAATTTTCGATTAAGTAAATAAAAAACAGCCATCAGCACCATCATTACATTTTTGGTGTCTAATGTCCAGCTCATTGAATAGTGTCGGTTATCGCTAAGGGCGCAAACAAGTATCAGGCTCATTATCATTTCTGAGTAGCGTGCTTTGTAATTATACAAGACCAACGAACCACAGGCAAGGCCAAGCGCAAGGAAGTCGTTTATATAAACTCCTGCCACAACCCATGCAAGCGAAACCAGAATAAATTCGAAATAACGTTTAAGATAATCTACCATAGAATGAGGCTGTAAACTTGCAAAAAAAATTGGTGTGGAAAAACCTAATCTATGCTTTAAAAAAAACGGAAACTTGCAAACCACTTTCGATGCTTTAGATACTGCGGGTTACTTTCGTTTTCGAATGCTTCGCGTTCGAAAAAAATATTTTCATATGCCAGCTGATGATTTTGATACCGTAGCAGGTTGACCAGATAATGCAACAAGTACAAAACGTAAAATGGGAGCACCAAAAGTTCAATTTGCTGGCGCAAATGAATACGCTCATGGTTCAATAAGATGGTGTCGGTTTTATATCGTGCATGAATAAGAATAAATGGCCACAACGTTATCCCTTGCCTGCGCAGCATCTTAATAAATATGACCGGGGCCTTTATCATCTGATTTAAAAAATGAAATACAACATTTGAAATAGAAACGCTTATGATAAAATTTAACGCAGTATCTATTACTCCACATTCTGTTTGGTATAAAGCATGTCCTCGCTTACTGAATTTATTACCATCTGCTCAAAATTGATGGCAGCCTGAGTATAGGTATTAATTATTGCTCCCAATTCACCGGTTGGATTTCCTTCAAACTCGCGGGCAAGCAGCTCCTGAAGTTTTTCTGACTC from Bacteroidota bacterium includes the following:
- a CDS encoding glycosyltransferase family 4 protein gives rise to the protein MNTNSNRKRALFLYYELAGYFIASAQRLASQYPVDVHIVRYPINSVAPFKFENYEGITFYERKDFDRNKLMALAKELNPEFIFCCGWMDKDYVAVCKIFKGITTTIISLDNPWKGNMKQHVGALAGRFYIPKIFNYAWVPGEIQKKYCLKLGFKKQHIFTGLYVADISMFNKQYEYDRSAKQLNFPHKILFVGRYTAHKGVQEMWNAFVRLHKDVPNDWELWCIGKGELEHLLPVHEKVKNFGFVQPSELGQFISQTGVFILASRLEHWGVVVQEFAAAGMPVISTTKTYAASMFVKNNSSGIVCEPSSEEALYQSFIKLVSLDHKTLLQMAEQSHVLAQQINADTWAQTAWKFINSHK
- a CDS encoding O-antigen ligase family protein; the protein is MVDYLKRYFEFILVSLAWVVAGVYINDFLALGLACGSLVLYNYKARYSEMIMSLILVCALSDNRHYSMSWTLDTKNVMMVLMAVFYLLNRKLFTHPNKFFWAFIPMFMVALFLVYRSPDPFKSFQKTMSYALFFICIPPYFFKLFEEKGFQFLRDFIFFAIGLLCLGLVYAVVRPDLAYLIGRYNGILGNPNGIGIFCDVVFFAFFIVNDKYPDLFSKVERQFIYGVIIISLLLSGSRTGIMSIFILLLFARFHKLSPYYGFALLIFIGISYQMFTDNITVILRDLGLEKSFRSETVESGSGRFVAWQFAWLHIQENYLLGMGWDYDNYLFDKYREVLSKLGHNGGVHNIVLGFWLSLGAVGLVCFIFGFIRSYLLVFNKNRLALPFMYAVLFSTTFEAWLMGSLNPFTVFWIFTFAFFNYEYQFQPKARTVPVL